From the genome of Alicyclobacillus sp. SO9:
AGACGGGGCAGAATCAGGCTCTATCAAGACTGGTCAAATCGAAGAACTTCAATCGCAGATGAAAGTCAGGGCCCATCACGGGGGAGAAAGAATCTACGTTCTGACTGGGATAGACACGGCAACGCCCGTTGCCGCCAATCGGTTGCTAAAGACACTGGAAGAACCTGCTTCACCGGTTCGGGCAATTTTAACATCTGCAAATCCGGGGAGAATTTTGCCTACCGTCAAATCACGGTTGTTTTCTTATTTGACAGAACCGCTTGGGCAACCCGCAGGCCCTGAAAGCGACAATTTACACGAGCCGGAAACGGTACACAAAGGCTCTGCAGAGTCCGACGCAGAAACAAAGTTTGTCAGTTTTCAGGAGCCGGTGATAAAATGGACACACAGGTGGTTGCGCCAACAGGAACCTGCACTGGTTCTGGCGGCGTCCCTGATGGACATTGCGTCGTCAAATGATTTGCCGGACGTTTTAGATACAGTGTTACAGTGGTTGCGTGATGTAATGCATTTTCGAGTCGGCGCAAACCGTCTTTTCGTTTTTTCAGCCTATGAGAAAGAGCTGGAAACCCAAGCTAAACTGGCTTCTGCACAGCAGTTTGCGAGGGCGGTGGAACTGGTCACGGATGCGAAGACTCGTTTACAGGCTCACGTTGCTGCCAATCTGAATATAGAGCAGTTATGTATTCGGCTGCGGGGGGTCTTATAGATTATGTTGAATGTCGTCGGTGTGCGTTTTAAGACAGCGGGTAAAATATACTACTTCGATCCCGGCGATTTACCGATAGCGAGAAACGACGATGTCATTGTCGAGACTGCGCGCGGGATTGAGTTTGGTTCAGTAGTCGTCCCGATTGAATCTGTGGAGGAAAGCGATGTTGTCCTGCCGCTGAAACAAGTGATTCGGATTGCGTCAGCCAAGGACAGAGATGTTGTTCGGGACAATCAACAAAAGGCAAAAAACGCGATAACGGTTTTCAAGGAGAAGATTGAAGCTCACGGGCTTGAAATGAAGTCTGTTGACGCTGAGTACACCTTTGATAAGAGTAAATTGATATTCTACTTTACTGCCGACGGGCGCGTTGATTTCCGGGAGCTTGTAAAGGACTTGGCTGCTGTCTTTCGTGTCCGGATTGAACTGCGGCAAATTGGTGTACGAGACGAAGCAAAACTTCTTGGAGGCATCGGCCCGTGCGGTCGACTGCTTTGCTGCAGTACTTGGATGGGGGAATTTGAACCTGTTTCCATACGAATGGCCAAGGACCAGAGCTTGTCGCTTAATCCGACAAAGATTTCCGGGTTGTGCGGACGGCTCATGTGCTGTTTGAAATTTGAGAATGATGTCTATCAAGAAGAGGGAACCGTCATTTAGCTTCTCCTTTGGCGTAAACAGGCCACCTGAACGAAAAAAGCAAGCTGAGACCCTTGTCTGCAAAGGCATCGGTCTCAGCATGAATTAGGGAGTTTGCCACCATGGAAAAGCAGTCTCTTTTTGTACAGGTCGCTAACCTGGAAGAGCGAATTGGGGAATTATATATAGAACTGGGCACTCTCAAGCAGAAAATTCAGGATCTCATTGAAGAAAATCAGCGTTTGCAGCAAGAGAATGAGCGCTGGAGAAAGGTGTCTTCAACAGCAGATCCGTTGACTTCAGCGGGATCGGGAATTGACAATCTGTACGAAATTTATCAGGAAGGTTTCCACATTTGCAATGTGAAGTATGGAAGCCTGCGTACAGAAGGTGAATGCCTGTTTTGTCTGTCGTTTCTGCAAAAGACAGAGGATGCATAGCGAGCGAGGACGAACAACATGCAAATACAGGAGAGTTTTCTTGATGAATCGGCAGCGTGTTTATACGTGTGCAGCACTCCAATCGGAAATCTGCAAGATGTTTCACTGCGTTTGCTGCAGGTCTTACGCGACGCAGATGTGATTGCGGCAGAAGATACGAGACAGACGCGCAAGCTTTTAACTCACTTCGAAATTCACCCTCGGTTGTTGACGAGTTACCATTTACATAATGAAAAATCTAAAGAACAGGAATTGGAACACTGGTGGGCAGAGGGGAAAAAGGTTGCACTGGTTTCTGATGCTGGTACACCAGGTGTCTCCGATCCCGGTTTTGGCGCCGTTCGAGCAGCCATCGATATGGGCATTCCGGTTATTCCAGTTCCGGGGGCGAGTGCGTCAATCGCTGCTTTGATTAGCAGCGGGTTGCGTCCGCAGCCGTTTCTATTTATTGGTTTTCTGCCAAAGGGACAAGGTGACAGACGAAAACTACTGGAGCAATACCAGTCACTTGATGCCACACTGGTAATTTATGAATCTCCTCATAGACTGGCTAAAACCGTTGCTGACTTGGACCTATTGTTCGCGCATAGGCAACTTGTTCTTGCAAAAGAACTGACGAAAAAATACGAAACGTTTGCTCGAGGCACTGCCAGTGAAGTAAAAGACTTTCTTTTGACGCATGCGCCGAGGGGTGAGTATGTGATTGTTGTGGGTCCCCCTAGTGATATTGAGACGCAGGAAAATGAAGAGGCAAAAAAGGAAGAGTCAGATGCTGTATGGCAAGAGGCCGTAGCAATTGTGGAAGAACGAGTGGAAAAAGGAATGCGTCACAAGCAAGCTGTAGAGCAGGTTGCTGCACAGTTTGGAATTAAGAAGAGGCAACTGTATCAGGCAACACTGCGTAAGTGAGGCAATTGACAATAAAAAATTCGGAACCCGTAGTCAAAGACTACCAGTTCCGAATTTGCAGCTCTGTGTTGTGTGATTACGAATTCATTTCTGCAATGCAGGACGGACAGACATTCTTTCCCTTGAAGTGAATGATTTCGTCAGCTTGACCGCAAAAAATACAAGCCGGCTCATACTTCTTAAGAATGATGCGATCTCCGTCCACATAAATCTCTAAAGCGTCTTTTTCGCCAATTCCAAGGGTTCTTCTGAGCTCGATGGGAATGACCACGCGACCCAGTTCATCGACCTTTCGTACAATACCCGTTGACTTCACTGCATACCGCACTCCTGTCTCTGTAAGTTTTTTACTCTTTTGTTATACGGATTTGAACTTCCGCATTTATTCAATATTCGCGAATGGATGATAAGGGAGTGACTATCATCAAATGCAAATTATTGAATTTCTTTTACTATACCCTATTTCTATATTTTTTCAAGGAGTTTGCATAGAATTCCATAGTTTTGACATTAATTAACACGACGAGTTTTGCGACATTCACAAACCCAGTGGATGGCGGACGCATTCACGAAGCCATTCAACAGCAAACACAGTTGTGAGTAGTAAAATTCATAATTTGACAATCGAAATCCTGCTTGATATAGTGTGAAACACAAAATTCACGTGAGCATCATGCAGACGGTCTGCAAAACACCTCAGAAATTTAGGACAGCACCGCGCAGACGGTTGGCAAACACCTAATAATATGGATGACAAAACTCAATTTTATATAAGTCGATGAAGGAAAGGTACCTGGGGGAACTGCACAGCGAACTGGGACGGTGAAAGCCAGTGAGGGAAACCAGGGAGTATGGTTCCGGAGATTTACTGGTCGAGTACGAATTATCTCTTGAATGCGTATAAGGCCGGTACGGGTGATTTCCGTTAGCAAATGACCGTTGGACCTGTGCGTCTGACGCTGAGGCATGCAACTTCTTTCGCTGGGCTCTATTTCTGAGAGTACTCTAGGGTAACCGCGACAGAGGTTGTCTGTGAAGTTGGGTGGTACCGCGAGCAACAACTCGCCCCAATTGAGGGGCGAGTTTTTTGTTTTGTTTAACGATTCGCTTGTACTATAGAGCAGGAGCAGGAGCAGGAGCAGGAACAGGAACAGGAACAAACTAGGGAGGTAGCACAATGACAGCCAAATCCACCTTTTACATCACCACGCCCATTTACTATCCCAACGATAAGCTTCATATTGGCCACGCTTACACAACCGTAGCGGCGGACGCGTTGGCTCGCTATAAACGGCAGCGGGGCTATGACGTCATGTTTCTAACCGGGACCGATGAGCACGGCCAGAAAATCCAGAAGCGTGCAGAAGAGGCCGGGCAACCTCCTCTGCAGTATCTGGACGAAATTATTGCCTGGATTCAGGATTTGTGGGAGAAACTCGACATTTCCTACAACGACTTTATTCGGACAACGGAGTCACGGCACACTGAGCAAGTTGCTGCAATCTTCGAGCGCTTGATTGAGCAGGACGATATTTATCTGGCGGACTACGAAGGATGGTACTGTACACCGTGTGAATCCTTTTGGTCTGAACGCGAATTGGCGGATGGAAAATGTCCGGACTGCGGCCGGGAGGTCCAGTGGTTAACGGAGCAGAGCTACTTCTTCCGTATGAGTAAATATGTCGACAGGCTGCTCGAGTTCTACGAGCAAAATCCACAGTTTATTCAACCTGAGTCGCGGAAAAACGAGATGATAAATAACTTTATTAAGCCAGGTCTACAGGACTTGTGTGTTTCAAGAACTTCATTTGACTGGGGAATACAGGTCACGCGAAATCCAAAACACGTGGTCTACGTTTGGTTGGACGCTCTGACAAATTACATTACAGCCATAGGATATGGGTCAGAGAATCAGGAACTGCAGCAGCAGTTCCAACGTTACTGGCCTGCGGATGTCCATTTTGTTGGCAAAGAAATTGTTCGGTTCCATACGATTTACTGGCCAATTATCTTGATGGCTTTGGGTTTGCCCTTGCCAAAGCAGGTATACGGCCATGGTTTTCTCTTAATGAAGGACGGGAAAATGAGTAAGTCCAAGGGTAATGTAATTGACCCGAAGGTGCTGGTCCAGCGATATGGCTCAGACGCCGTCCGCTACTTTCTATTGCGAGAGATTCCATTTGGGCAAGACGGAGTGTTTACGCCAGATGCATTTATGGAACGACTTAACTACGACTTGGCCAATGACTTCGGCAATTTAGTCCACAGAACCGCGGCTATGGTGCATAAGTTTGCCGGCGGGGTTTTGCCGAAAGCCGGTGTGCTGACGAAATTTGAAGAGGAACTCATGGAACTGGAACAGCAGACCATTTCCAATACTGAAAAGAGTATGGATGCGTTGCAGTTCTCACAAGCGTTGACGAGCGTTTGGCAATTGGTACGGCGCGTTAATAAGTATATTGACGAAACGCAGCCGTGGGCGCTCAACAAAGCAGGAGATACAGAAAGGCTCGGAACTGTGCTCCATGTGATGGTTGAGATGATACGGGTGTCGTCGATTCTTACGACACCGTTTATTCCACAGACAGCAGAGAAGATTGCAAAACAATTTCATTTCGCCGATACGGAACTGACTTGGGATACGCTTCATGAATTTGGCATCTTGGGTGCAGGAAGAGACATCGACAAAGCCAATCCGTTGTTTCCAAGACTAGATGTCGCAGAGGAGATTCAGCTCTTGGCACAAAATGCGGGTAATGGAAAGGAAGGAACAAAGATGGACGAAACAAAGATGGACGGAACAGGGATGGAGGGAGCACAGATAGACAGAACAAAGATAGACGGAGCACAGATAGACGGAGCAAAACAACAGAACAAGGATGGCTCCGATATAAAGAACGAAAAACAGGAGAGTGACGTACCAGGGAAAGCTCAAATTGGCATTGACGCATTTGATGCTGTTGAGCTAAAGGTTGGTCAGGTGAAGGTCTGTGACAAAGTCAAGGGTGCAGACAAGTTGCTGCGTCTCGAGGTCGACTTGGGAACGGAAGTGAGACAAATCGTCTCCGGTATTGCGAAACACTATACACCTGAAGAATTGGTCGGCGAGAAAGTCATTGTGGTGACAAACTTGAAGCCAGTTAAACTTCGCGGTGTGGAGTCCAACGGAATGATCTTGGCTGCATCCCAAGGTGATTCCTTGAAGCTTGCCACAGTGCCGGACACCATGCCAAACGGGGCGGTGGTCAAGTAATGTTGTTCGACAGCCATTGCCACCTGTTTGACGAGCAATTTCAAGAAGACTTGGATGCCGTGATGAAGCGAGCAGCGGATGCAGGTGTCACTCGCTTTGTAGTCCCCGCAGTAGACGCAAAATCAGCATCTATGGCAATCAGGCTAGCCGAACGATTTGACGGAGTCTACGCTGCTGCGGGATTGCACCCGGAGTCGTTGGAAGACATAAAGGAAGAGGAGTTTCAACGTATTGAAGAGTTGACCCAGGAAGAAAAAGTCGTGGCTGTGGGAGAAATTGGGTTGGACTATCATTGGGATGTAGCACCAAGGGACGTTCAAATGGATGTGTTTCGACGGCAGCTGCGGTTGGCAAAGAAAGTGAACCTTCCTGTCATCATCCACAATCGAGAGGCTACGGATGACACGGTCCGGATTTTGGAAGAGGAAGCTTCTGACGGACGTCTGCGAGGGGTCATGCATTGTTTTACAGGTAGTATAGAAACGGCACGACGGTGTATGAACTTTGGCTTCTATATTTCCTTTGGAGGCCCGGTGACCTTCAAGAATGCGAAAAATGTGCAAGCTACAGCAGCACAAGTCCCTTTGGACAGGCTTCTGGTGGAGACGGACTCTCCATATTTGTCCCCACATCCGCACAGGGGAAAGCGCAATGAGCCCGCGCAGGTACGGTTAGTTGCCGAGAAGCTTGCCGAACTGCATGGAGTCTCTCTGGAAGACTTGAGCAATACCACTGCAGCCAATGCGGCACAGTTGTTTGGCGTGAAGTAAATGACACAGTCGAAGCCCGTGAAGATGCAGGAAGTGGTTGTAGTGGAAGGGATTCACGACGCGCAGGCCGTGCGGCGTGCGGTAGAGGCAGATGTTTGGGTTATTGGCGGCGATCGCGTTGCCAATCGCTTCCTCAACGAACTGAAGCGAGCTGCCGCCGTGCGAGGTGTGATTGTTCTCACCGATCCCGACGGGCCAGGCGAACGCATTAGAGAACGCATTCGCCGCGCGGTCCCCACTGCGAGACATGCGTTTATCCCCAAGCACCAAGCTTCGGGACGTCGTGAGGGGAAAAATAAAATTGGCGTGGAGCACGCTCGTCTCGATGTTATTCGGGAGGTCCTTGAAAACGCACGAGGTGCTGAGGAATCGGTTTCTGAAAAATTGATTTCTGAGGCATCGGTTTCTGTACGCCCCCTTTTTACGGTACAAGACTTAACGGAGGCTGGATTGATTGGGGGAAGTTCTGCCGCCTCAAGGCGTGAACATGTCGGTGATATCCTCGGGATTGGCAGTGGAAACGGGAAAAGTTTTCTGAGGAAGCTAAATGCGCTTCGGGTCACCCGTGAGGAATGGGATCGGGCTTTGAATCATCTGAAACAGACGGAGGAGTCTTCTTAATCGTGACACAACGCAAGGATAAGTCTCCAACCAAGTCTCTGAAGGAACTTCTGACAACTCACGGATTTCAGTTAAAGAAATCACTGGGGCAAAACTTTCTTATCGATACAAACGTGTTGAACCGTATTCTCGATGCTGCGGAAATCACTCAAAACGATGGAGTTCTGGAGGTTGGACCCGGTGCAGGTGTTGTCACCCGGGAATTGGCAGAAACAGCTAAACAGGTCGTCGCTGTGGAAAAAGACACAGCGCTCGAGCCTGTACTGAAGGATTCCCTGTCGCAGTTTGACAATGTGCAAGTGATTTTTTCCGACATACTCGATGTAGACATGAATGAGTTGTGGAAACACTTCCAGACTTGCCAACGGGTTGTCGTTGTCGCCAATCTCCCCTACTATGTCACGACTCCAATCCTGTTTCAAATCTTGGAATCTGAGGTACCCGTGGACACCATTGTGGTTATGGTTCAAAAGGAGGTCGCGAATCGGCTCACTGCGTCTCCAGGCACGAAAGACTATGGGGCACTGACTGTCGCTGTCCAGTTGCGAGCGAAAGTCGACACAGTCATGCAGGTCCACCCCGGTTCATTTCTCCCGCCTCCCGGAGTAGACTCCACGGTTGTGCGACTACGGTGCTATCCGTCACTGCCTGTACGATTGCAAAGTGTAAAAACGTTTCGCAAAGTCGTACGAGCAGCTTTTGCGACTAGGAGAAAGACACTGTACAACGCATTAAGCAACGGACTTGTTTTGCCAAAGGCACAGGTTGCTTTGGCGCTCGATGAAGCCAACATTGACAAGAGCCGCAGAGGGGAGACGCTTACCTTGGACGAGTTTGTACACTTGTCTAATTTCTTCCACGAAATGCTGTGACTCTAACCCAATTGCTGCACCCGGCT
Proteins encoded in this window:
- a CDS encoding DNA replication initiation control protein YabA, producing the protein MEKQSLFVQVANLEERIGELYIELGTLKQKIQDLIEENQRLQQENERWRKVSSTADPLTSAGSGIDNLYEIYQEGFHICNVKYGSLRTEGECLFCLSFLQKTEDA
- the rsmI gene encoding 16S rRNA (cytidine(1402)-2'-O)-methyltransferase gives rise to the protein MQIQESFLDESAACLYVCSTPIGNLQDVSLRLLQVLRDADVIAAEDTRQTRKLLTHFEIHPRLLTSYHLHNEKSKEQELEHWWAEGKKVALVSDAGTPGVSDPGFGAVRAAIDMGIPVIPVPGASASIAALISSGLRPQPFLFIGFLPKGQGDRRKLLEQYQSLDATLVIYESPHRLAKTVADLDLLFAHRQLVLAKELTKKYETFARGTASEVKDFLLTHAPRGEYVIVVGPPSDIETQENEEAKKEESDAVWQEAVAIVEERVEKGMRHKQAVEQVAAQFGIKKRQLYQATLRK
- a CDS encoding AbrB/MazE/SpoVT family DNA-binding domain-containing protein; its protein translation is MKSTGIVRKVDELGRVVIPIELRRTLGIGEKDALEIYVDGDRIILKKYEPACIFCGQADEIIHFKGKNVCPSCIAEMNS
- the metG gene encoding methionine--tRNA ligase codes for the protein MTAKSTFYITTPIYYPNDKLHIGHAYTTVAADALARYKRQRGYDVMFLTGTDEHGQKIQKRAEEAGQPPLQYLDEIIAWIQDLWEKLDISYNDFIRTTESRHTEQVAAIFERLIEQDDIYLADYEGWYCTPCESFWSERELADGKCPDCGREVQWLTEQSYFFRMSKYVDRLLEFYEQNPQFIQPESRKNEMINNFIKPGLQDLCVSRTSFDWGIQVTRNPKHVVYVWLDALTNYITAIGYGSENQELQQQFQRYWPADVHFVGKEIVRFHTIYWPIILMALGLPLPKQVYGHGFLLMKDGKMSKSKGNVIDPKVLVQRYGSDAVRYFLLREIPFGQDGVFTPDAFMERLNYDLANDFGNLVHRTAAMVHKFAGGVLPKAGVLTKFEEELMELEQQTISNTEKSMDALQFSQALTSVWQLVRRVNKYIDETQPWALNKAGDTERLGTVLHVMVEMIRVSSILTTPFIPQTAEKIAKQFHFADTELTWDTLHEFGILGAGRDIDKANPLFPRLDVAEEIQLLAQNAGNGKEGTKMDETKMDGTGMEGAQIDRTKIDGAQIDGAKQQNKDGSDIKNEKQESDVPGKAQIGIDAFDAVELKVGQVKVCDKVKGADKLLRLEVDLGTEVRQIVSGIAKHYTPEELVGEKVIVVTNLKPVKLRGVESNGMILAASQGDSLKLATVPDTMPNGAVVK
- a CDS encoding TatD family hydrolase, which gives rise to MLFDSHCHLFDEQFQEDLDAVMKRAADAGVTRFVVPAVDAKSASMAIRLAERFDGVYAAAGLHPESLEDIKEEEFQRIEELTQEEKVVAVGEIGLDYHWDVAPRDVQMDVFRRQLRLAKKVNLPVIIHNREATDDTVRILEEEASDGRLRGVMHCFTGSIETARRCMNFGFYISFGGPVTFKNAKNVQATAAQVPLDRLLVETDSPYLSPHPHRGKRNEPAQVRLVAEKLAELHGVSLEDLSNTTAANAAQLFGVK
- a CDS encoding toprim domain-containing protein; the encoded protein is MTQSKPVKMQEVVVVEGIHDAQAVRRAVEADVWVIGGDRVANRFLNELKRAAAVRGVIVLTDPDGPGERIRERIRRAVPTARHAFIPKHQASGRREGKNKIGVEHARLDVIREVLENARGAEESVSEKLISEASVSVRPLFTVQDLTEAGLIGGSSAASRREHVGDILGIGSGNGKSFLRKLNALRVTREEWDRALNHLKQTEESS
- the rsmA gene encoding 16S rRNA (adenine(1518)-N(6)/adenine(1519)-N(6))-dimethyltransferase RsmA encodes the protein MTQRKDKSPTKSLKELLTTHGFQLKKSLGQNFLIDTNVLNRILDAAEITQNDGVLEVGPGAGVVTRELAETAKQVVAVEKDTALEPVLKDSLSQFDNVQVIFSDILDVDMNELWKHFQTCQRVVVVANLPYYVTTPILFQILESEVPVDTIVVMVQKEVANRLTASPGTKDYGALTVAVQLRAKVDTVMQVHPGSFLPPPGVDSTVVRLRCYPSLPVRLQSVKTFRKVVRAAFATRRKTLYNALSNGLVLPKAQVALALDEANIDKSRRGETLTLDEFVHLSNFFHEML